The proteins below come from a single Fastidiosipila sanguinis genomic window:
- a CDS encoding 3'-5' exonuclease: MYIVFDLEWNIANPYKKNKLNNAMIPNEEIIEIGAWRLDEHLNILDSFSTNVKANFFDELHKHVAKVTQRDKASLKTGLNFPEAFLHFTEWSKQDGEPILFCTWSNNDVRPWISNLEAYNLQWPLGMRFFDAQRFFSLAKDDRNTQNSVATALEFLEIEPEKDLHKALNDAWYTAIIFQRTIRHLQKENKISSDPNELFAELYKYSYDINLNYRDKLVFDDISKSSDLIKIAKNTDWLCPACKTKLKFTKNWKPAKRGLHLNNSTVCPEHGTVLVNLMCFRNKQQRELNLPFHVKADVKIDWMVHSLK, encoded by the coding sequence ATGTATATAGTTTTTGACTTAGAATGGAATATTGCTAATCCATATAAGAAAAATAAATTGAATAATGCCATGATCCCAAATGAAGAAATTATTGAAATTGGAGCATGGCGATTAGATGAACATTTAAATATTTTAGATAGTTTTTCTACAAATGTTAAAGCAAACTTCTTTGATGAACTGCACAAACATGTTGCAAAGGTTACTCAAAGAGATAAAGCAAGTCTTAAAACAGGTCTCAATTTCCCTGAGGCCTTTTTGCATTTCACGGAATGGTCCAAGCAAGACGGTGAACCTATTCTTTTTTGCACCTGGAGCAATAATGATGTCAGACCATGGATTTCTAATTTAGAAGCATATAATTTGCAATGGCCATTGGGTATGCGTTTTTTTGATGCGCAGAGATTCTTTAGTCTAGCAAAAGATGATAGAAACACTCAAAATAGTGTGGCTACTGCTCTTGAATTTTTAGAAATAGAGCCAGAAAAGGACTTGCACAAGGCGCTTAATGATGCCTGGTATACAGCGATTATCTTCCAAAGAACAATTAGACATCTACAAAAAGAGAATAAGATTAGTTCTGACCCAAACGAACTTTTTGCCGAGCTCTATAAATATTCCTATGATATTAATTTAAATTACAGGGATAAACTTGTATTCGATGATATTAGTAAGTCTTCAGATCTGATAAAAATTGCAAAAAATACGGATTGGCTATGTCCAGCCTGCAAAACTAAACTTAAATTTACAAAGAATTGGAAGCCGGCAAAACGTGGTTTGCACTTAAATAACAGTACCGTATGCCCAGAGCATGGCACAGTCTTGGTAAATCTAATGTGTTTCAGAAATAAGCAACAACGAGAGCTTAATCTGCCTTTCCACGTCAAAGCGGATGTAAAAATTGACTGGATGGTTCATAGTTTGAAGTAG
- a CDS encoding CtsR family transcriptional regulator: MAKISDIVEAMIKEIIDANNGFAEITRGELARQANCVPSQVTYVLSTRFTSSNGYRVESRRGGGGSIRIYKIDTNHNKAGYIMHAVNSLGNALTQKQADIFIRNFYDYDVMDADTARLFMAATSDSSLDGLDGVLRDTVRMKILKNMLVELLVNLDD; encoded by the coding sequence ATGGCAAAGATAAGTGACATAGTTGAAGCGATGATAAAGGAAATAATAGATGCAAATAATGGATTCGCAGAAATTACTCGTGGAGAATTAGCGAGACAAGCAAATTGCGTCCCTTCTCAAGTAACTTACGTTTTATCTACAAGATTTACCAGTAGTAACGGGTACAGAGTTGAGAGTAGAAGAGGCGGCGGAGGTTCTATACGAATTTACAAGATAGATACCAACCATAATAAAGCAGGATACATAATGCACGCTGTTAATTCTTTAGGTAATGCTTTGACCCAGAAACAAGCGGATATATTCATTAGGAATTTTTACGATTATGACGTTATGGATGCGGATACAGCGAGACTATTTATGGCGGCAACATCAGATAGCAGTCTTGATGGATTAGATGGAGTCTTAAGAGATACAGTACGAATGAAAATACTAAAAAATATGCTGGTGGAGTTGTTGGTGAATCTTGATGACTGA
- a CDS encoding ATP-dependent Clp protease ATP-binding subunit — protein MILRYTDRTAKVLSKAYETALTYSQDYISTEHIIAGVLAEGEGKAQNALNAQGITAENFAEALNRVNGKEAKNIEITNPEDVEAAIQMMTPRTKRVIELAVNEANRNNSKSVEPEHLMGAILREAESVGYRMLTSMGVDPRMLYFSLYADSFTSTTITQDADGNIRKQSFTSNPRAGLGNRQESNSNPQEQSDTPTLDQYGYDLTQASREGRIDPIIGRDEEINRVMQILVRRNKNNPVLVGEAGVGKTAIAEGLANMIVAGDMPEALKDKRIISIDITSLLAGAKYRGEFEERFENVIKEATAAGNIILFIDELHTIVGAGAGEGTLDASNIMKPMLARGELQIIGATTIDEYRKVIEKDKALERRFQAVTVDEPSPEETYQIIEGIKDKYEAHHGVKITDEAIKASIDLSTRYITDRFLPDKAIDLIDEGSSKIRLNNFVEPTEVKDIEQRLQEIEAQKEEAAKLEDYENAAKLRSEELKLEEELNAMRAKWKKSVDTEHNILTEEDIAEVVADWTGIPVSKINESDQERLRNLEQDLEKRVIGQNEAVESVSRAIKRGRLGLKDPSRPTGSFIFLGTTGVGKTELAKALAIEMFGEEKAMVRFDMSEYMEKFDVNKFIGSPPGYVGYEESGQLTEAVRRRPYSVVLFDEIEKAHPDVLNILLQVLEDGRLTDGQGRTVDFRNTIIIMTSNIGARLLTTAQGREIGFGSTSQAVISGEEDIDSNLYGGRSYSEAKELVMKELKDTLSPEFINRIDEIIFFRMLGQESMETIARNMLKDLIARVEQVGVHVSVSDAAVTYLAEDGYSPEYGARPLRRKIQSEVEDKIAEAMLDGIVSEGDTALVDVEDDKLVIKAADRSLQKVNEDSDTSSETGESSSEETSEE, from the coding sequence ATGATATTGAGATATACAGATAGAACAGCAAAAGTGTTGTCTAAAGCTTATGAAACGGCTTTGACATACTCACAAGATTATATAAGCACAGAACACATCATTGCAGGTGTTCTTGCAGAAGGAGAGGGTAAGGCCCAAAACGCTTTAAATGCTCAAGGAATTACTGCAGAGAATTTCGCCGAAGCTTTGAACAGAGTTAATGGCAAAGAAGCAAAAAATATAGAGATTACCAATCCAGAAGATGTAGAAGCTGCAATTCAGATGATGACCCCAAGAACCAAGAGAGTCATAGAGCTGGCAGTTAACGAGGCTAATAGAAATAACTCTAAATCTGTTGAGCCAGAACACCTTATGGGTGCGATTTTAAGAGAGGCAGAGAGTGTTGGCTATAGAATGCTAACTAGTATGGGAGTAGATCCTAGAATGCTCTACTTTAGCCTATATGCAGATAGCTTCACTAGTACAACAATCACTCAAGATGCAGATGGTAACATTCGTAAACAGAGTTTTACGAGTAACCCTAGAGCAGGTTTAGGAAATAGACAGGAATCCAACTCTAATCCTCAAGAACAATCTGATACCCCAACTCTAGACCAGTATGGTTATGATCTAACACAAGCTTCCAGAGAAGGAAGAATTGACCCTATCATTGGACGTGATGAAGAGATCAATAGAGTTATGCAAATATTGGTTAGACGTAACAAGAACAACCCAGTCCTAGTCGGTGAGGCAGGTGTCGGTAAGACAGCTATAGCAGAAGGTTTAGCCAACATGATTGTCGCAGGTGACATGCCTGAAGCCCTCAAGGATAAGAGAATTATTTCTATAGATATTACTAGTCTTTTGGCAGGTGCTAAATATAGAGGTGAATTTGAGGAGCGTTTTGAGAATGTAATCAAAGAAGCTACGGCTGCAGGAAATATTATTCTGTTCATTGATGAGCTACACACAATTGTAGGTGCAGGTGCTGGTGAAGGTACTTTGGACGCATCAAATATCATGAAACCAATGCTCGCTCGTGGTGAATTACAAATTATTGGTGCTACAACTATTGATGAGTATAGAAAAGTTATAGAGAAGGATAAAGCTCTAGAGCGTAGGTTCCAAGCTGTTACAGTCGATGAGCCAAGTCCAGAAGAGACCTACCAAATTATAGAAGGTATCAAGGATAAATACGAAGCTCACCACGGTGTAAAAATTACCGATGAAGCGATCAAAGCTTCTATAGATCTATCTACCAGATATATTACGGATAGATTTTTGCCGGACAAAGCAATTGACCTAATTGATGAGGGTAGCTCTAAGATACGTTTGAATAACTTTGTAGAACCTACAGAGGTTAAAGATATTGAACAACGCTTGCAAGAGATTGAAGCTCAAAAAGAAGAAGCTGCAAAATTAGAAGACTATGAGAATGCGGCTAAACTTCGTAGCGAAGAATTGAAATTAGAAGAAGAACTTAATGCAATGCGTGCTAAATGGAAAAAATCTGTCGATACTGAGCACAATATTTTGACCGAAGAGGACATTGCAGAAGTTGTAGCGGACTGGACAGGTATACCAGTTAGCAAGATCAACGAATCTGACCAAGAGAGATTGAGAAATCTAGAACAAGATCTTGAGAAAAGAGTAATTGGACAGAATGAAGCAGTTGAGAGTGTTTCTAGAGCGATTAAACGTGGTCGTTTAGGACTAAAAGACCCTTCAAGACCGACAGGATCCTTTATCTTCTTGGGTACAACTGGTGTAGGTAAGACAGAATTAGCCAAGGCCCTCGCTATCGAGATGTTTGGTGAAGAGAAGGCTATGGTAAGGTTCGATATGTCAGAATACATGGAGAAATTCGACGTGAATAAATTCATCGGATCTCCTCCAGGCTACGTAGGTTACGAAGAGAGTGGACAATTAACTGAAGCAGTTAGAAGACGTCCATACAGTGTAGTTCTATTCGATGAGATTGAGAAAGCTCACCCAGATGTACTTAATATCCTTCTACAAGTTCTAGAGGACGGTAGATTGACAGATGGACAGGGTAGAACAGTAGACTTCCGTAACACTATAATAATCATGACATCTAACATTGGTGCTAGATTGCTAACAACAGCTCAAGGTCGAGAAATTGGTTTTGGCAGCACAAGTCAGGCAGTTATTTCAGGCGAAGAGGATATTGATAGCAACTTATATGGTGGTAGATCTTATTCAGAGGCTAAAGAATTAGTCATGAAAGAATTAAAAGACACATTGTCACCAGAATTTATTAATAGGATTGATGAGATTATCTTCTTCCGTATGTTAGGTCAAGAATCTATGGAAACTATAGCAAGAAATATGTTGAAAGACTTAATTGCTAGAGTTGAACAAGTGGGTGTACACGTAAGTGTAAGTGATGCAGCAGTTACTTACTTAGCTGAAGATGGTTACTCACCAGAATATGGTGCAAGACCTCTGAGAAGAAAAATTCAGTCTGAGGTTGAGGACAAAATTGCGGAGGCAATGCTCGATGGCATAGTTTCAGAAGGCGATACTGCATTGGTTGATGTAGAGGATGATAAGCTAGTTATTAAAGCAGCTGATAGGTCACTACAAAAAGTAAATGAAGATTCAGATACAAGCTCTGAAACTGGTGAAAGTTCAAGCGAAGAAACTAGCGAAGAATAG
- a CDS encoding CpXC domain-containing protein, translating to MTKFHYETIHCPYCLNEEDLPIWDIVDVEEDPDLKNQVFLKELQNYECQNCNRKYVLDQPFLYVDPRSKLLIYYAPKFSEVLLDKSSRDEQGNLKSEISSNLPLDFGVDIQDYTLRICYDYNDLIEKLHVFDFDLDDRLIEVIKYATRSNPPAVEDENGNRTIKKIEAIYFVGIENSQYIFQTFSEDEVWRQVPLDAEVYDNAEAYFADKFNEDENWNVVDYLGCEIFLLNNKF from the coding sequence ATGACGAAATTTCATTATGAGACGATTCACTGCCCATATTGCTTAAACGAAGAGGATTTGCCAATCTGGGATATAGTTGACGTTGAAGAGGACCCTGACCTAAAGAACCAGGTTTTCCTAAAGGAATTACAAAATTACGAATGCCAAAACTGCAATCGTAAATATGTTTTAGACCAGCCATTCTTATATGTAGACCCAAGATCTAAGTTGCTTATTTACTACGCACCAAAATTCTCTGAGGTATTATTAGATAAATCTTCTAGAGATGAGCAGGGCAATCTTAAATCCGAAATTAGTTCAAACTTGCCCTTAGATTTTGGCGTAGATATCCAAGATTATACCCTCAGAATTTGTTACGACTATAATGATTTAATTGAGAAATTGCATGTTTTCGATTTTGATCTAGATGACAGATTAATTGAGGTAATAAAGTATGCGACTAGATCCAATCCACCAGCCGTTGAAGATGAAAATGGCAATAGAACTATTAAGAAAATTGAAGCCATTTATTTTGTTGGGATTGAAAATTCTCAATATATTTTCCAGACTTTCTCAGAAGATGAGGTTTGGAGGCAAGTCCCTCTAGATGCTGAAGTTTATGACAATGCTGAAGCTTACTTCGCAGATAAATTTAATGAAGATGAGAATTGGAATGTAGTTGATTACTTAGGTTGTGAAATTTTCCTGCTGAATAATAAGTTTTAG
- a CDS encoding TIGR00730 family Rossman fold protein, protein MSKDKNLKLKDKLPALTVYCGASSGLKPIYLETAEALGKLFAEEGIHLVYGGGDKGLMGKVSSTVIENGGTATGIIPDFMIELEWVNKDLDDLRVVKTMSERKNLLLNLAEGIVMLPGGIGTMEEFFEALSWSQLLIHEKPIGILNIDGYYDNLLELIHGLQKEGFVDTKTSDLYVVDSDPRKLLEKMAEWKHHDTIKELTNIEDIEEE, encoded by the coding sequence ATGTCAAAAGATAAAAACCTAAAACTCAAAGATAAATTGCCTGCTTTAACAGTATATTGTGGGGCTTCAAGTGGCTTGAAACCAATATATTTGGAAACTGCAGAAGCTCTAGGAAAACTATTTGCTGAAGAAGGAATTCACCTCGTATATGGTGGAGGAGACAAAGGCCTAATGGGTAAAGTTTCTAGCACAGTTATTGAAAATGGTGGAACCGCAACAGGTATCATTCCAGACTTCATGATTGAGTTAGAGTGGGTTAATAAGGATTTGGACGACTTGAGAGTTGTCAAAACCATGTCCGAAAGAAAAAATTTGCTCCTAAATCTTGCAGAAGGGATTGTCATGCTACCTGGTGGAATTGGCACCATGGAAGAATTTTTCGAAGCTTTGTCCTGGAGTCAGTTACTCATACATGAGAAGCCTATAGGGATTCTAAATATTGATGGCTACTATGACAATCTTTTGGAGCTCATTCACGGGTTGCAAAAAGAAGGGTTTGTTGATACAAAAACTTCAGATCTTTACGTAGTTGATAGTGACCCAAGAAAGTTATTAGAGAAAATGGCAGAGTGGAAGCACCATGACACGATAAAAGAATTGACAAACATTGAAGATATCGAGGAAGAATAG
- a CDS encoding zinc ribbon domain-containing protein: MYCPICGEEVNLSQSQCPSCGTNLDWSDHQENNFQNEEINSDNNIQTSNESNSYYKDINKNDPFAPNAGFNSVDYDVPETNADQQFERSSGSVNSQPLAGGNYQSDDLQYDYYDSEEENKQRKRFIWLLLGAGIVILLLTLLFVLISRKNKGREVGPNLSNSVSELSISSSTSEKSTTSSTTEQSESSQSLVQSSNKNEIVYVTPTPAPTPTPTTTVATTTTTKAPTTTTTKATSKETTTASTVENTTTSSTDSSIENSSKETDPKQTTTDNTQESTPTSTTFASDHETYLRLNSGDLPVEPNRFGDPDKPGDTAPTGEILPDNNSESKKLSSFINESLQNINSPVYNGAQVQDRTVQLPNFSHISQVPSELWIETYLNQFLKTVKGSTNPFDTKEFKLKEIEEFLQKNVNPEIKLDPNSPYNVPPYEYRKDDDGTFSIPDTAIEPNEEITENPESKTTFVPIETVKLKNGNYEVRMIELNYDLRTHEDVNYRVITDLRHQKVIGLAIDSTKSVAQTADDITNDGDTVFFMNIEEMKANLGYVKYTLTPGSNGNLTLVSKISYAANASNSDVLDRISEIEDHIYSNLDSSSVKTAEKDIPLMNNPKTADADKASQIGTIRKDSQYLVFNIGSDSQFIALTSAGDGDLIGYIDLMVE; the protein is encoded by the coding sequence ATGTACTGTCCAATATGTGGAGAAGAAGTTAATCTTAGTCAGAGTCAGTGTCCCAGTTGTGGTACTAACTTAGACTGGAGTGACCATCAAGAAAACAATTTCCAAAATGAAGAAATAAATTCAGATAATAATATTCAAACAAGTAATGAGAGCAATAGTTACTACAAGGATATCAACAAAAATGATCCTTTCGCACCTAATGCAGGGTTCAATAGTGTTGATTATGATGTACCTGAAACAAATGCAGATCAGCAATTTGAAAGAAGTTCAGGTTCTGTCAACTCACAGCCTTTAGCTGGAGGAAATTATCAATCTGATGATTTACAATATGATTATTATGATTCTGAAGAAGAGAATAAGCAACGTAAACGCTTTATTTGGCTATTATTAGGTGCTGGAATTGTTATTTTATTATTAACATTACTCTTTGTCCTAATTAGCCGTAAAAATAAAGGTAGAGAAGTTGGTCCAAACTTGTCTAACTCTGTTTCTGAGCTTAGTATTTCAAGTAGCACCAGTGAGAAAAGCACAACAAGCTCAACAACCGAGCAAAGTGAGAGTAGTCAATCCTTAGTACAAAGTAGTAACAAGAATGAAATAGTTTATGTTACTCCTACTCCAGCCCCTACTCCTACACCTACAACTACTGTTGCTACAACAACCACAACAAAGGCTCCTACAACTACAACTACTAAGGCGACCAGCAAAGAAACAACTACTGCAAGTACTGTAGAAAATACAACTACAAGTAGCACAGATAGCTCTATTGAGAATTCGAGCAAGGAAACTGATCCTAAGCAAACTACTACAGACAATACTCAAGAATCAACACCTACATCCACTACTTTTGCTAGTGATCATGAAACTTATCTAAGACTCAATTCTGGTGATTTGCCTGTAGAACCAAATAGATTTGGCGATCCTGATAAGCCAGGGGATACTGCGCCAACAGGGGAAATTTTGCCGGACAATAATTCTGAGAGCAAGAAATTATCTAGCTTTATCAACGAATCATTGCAAAACATTAATTCTCCAGTATACAACGGTGCTCAAGTTCAAGACAGAACTGTTCAATTACCAAACTTCAGCCACATCTCCCAAGTTCCTAGCGAGTTGTGGATAGAAACTTATTTGAACCAATTCTTAAAGACTGTCAAAGGCTCAACAAATCCTTTCGACACTAAAGAATTTAAGTTGAAGGAAATTGAAGAATTCTTACAAAAGAATGTAAATCCAGAAATTAAATTAGATCCAAATTCTCCGTATAATGTGCCACCTTATGAATATAGGAAAGATGATGATGGTACTTTCTCAATCCCAGATACTGCAATTGAACCTAACGAGGAAATTACAGAGAATCCAGAGTCAAAAACAACATTTGTCCCTATTGAGACAGTTAAACTCAAAAACGGAAATTATGAAGTTCGTATGATCGAATTGAACTATGATTTGCGCACGCATGAAGATGTAAACTACAGGGTAATTACTGACCTACGTCATCAAAAGGTTATCGGTTTAGCTATCGATAGTACAAAATCCGTAGCTCAAACTGCAGATGATATAACAAATGATGGCGATACCGTATTCTTTATGAATATTGAAGAAATGAAAGCTAACTTGGGGTATGTCAAATACACACTAACACCAGGAAGTAACGGTAATCTAACTCTAGTTTCTAAGATAAGCTACGCTGCTAATGCAAGTAATAGCGATGTTCTTGATAGAATATCTGAAATTGAAGACCATATTTATAGCAACTTAGATAGTTCAAGTGTTAAAACTGCTGAAAAAGATATACCTCTGATGAATAATCCAAAGACAGCAGATGCTGACAAGGCAAGTCAGATTGGAACAATCCGCAAAGACAGTCAATATCTAGTCTTCAATATAGGATCTGATTCTCAGTTTATTGCGTTAACTAGTGCTGGAGATGGTGACCTAATAGGTTACATTGACTTAATGGTAGAGTAA
- a CDS encoding CCA tRNA nucleotidyltransferase, which produces MSKPLLTEFNSSSELPEDLPEEILFILDRFEKNHKRSYLVGGSVRDLLLGKAISDYDITTPATPEEVKKIFSDFIVLDTGLQHGTVTLLIDNKPFEITTFRTDGKYSDHRRPNNVELTTSLYEDSQRRDFTINQLAYNPTEGLVDYHNGLADLKAKLVRAVGDPYKRFNEDALRIIRALRFGAQLNFNVEENTFAAVKDMINDLDFVAAERLTHELSKILNSDFLSDNWQNLMVLWNYLFPHYACEIYRSLNVDFLENLPKNHNINLTILTYFLTNEDLSHFLDKIKLKRLDSGLIKSYVSALHEVAESHGVEGIEAIGEIGKIGGQEMDFETKSKMNIEERNFFSPLDLVHLKNKYKLDLPTFIEVLDLIVLEPKYGISPHTIEEIKASFSEILEKQLPLSTLELAITGKDLINLGFSQGKAVGNVLDVLLHKTIQGELENKEESLLSAAKAMLS; this is translated from the coding sequence ATGTCTAAGCCTCTTCTAACAGAATTTAATTCATCTTCTGAACTACCAGAAGATTTACCTGAAGAAATTTTGTTTATACTCGATAGATTCGAGAAAAATCATAAACGAAGTTATCTGGTTGGTGGTTCTGTTCGAGATTTACTCCTAGGGAAAGCAATAAGCGACTACGATATCACGACTCCTGCTACACCGGAGGAGGTTAAGAAGATTTTCTCCGATTTCATAGTGCTAGATACAGGCTTGCAACACGGGACTGTAACTTTATTGATTGATAACAAGCCATTTGAAATTACTACTTTTAGGACTGATGGCAAATATAGTGACCATCGCCGGCCTAACAATGTTGAATTGACTACCTCTCTATATGAAGATAGTCAGCGAAGAGACTTCACTATTAACCAATTGGCCTATAACCCAACAGAGGGCTTAGTCGATTACCACAATGGTTTAGCTGATCTAAAAGCTAAATTAGTTCGTGCTGTTGGTGACCCTTATAAGCGTTTCAATGAAGATGCTCTAAGGATAATAAGAGCCTTACGTTTTGGTGCGCAATTAAATTTCAACGTTGAAGAAAACACATTTGCGGCTGTCAAAGATATGATAAATGACCTTGATTTTGTTGCGGCTGAACGACTTACTCACGAATTAAGCAAAATTCTTAATTCTGATTTTTTGTCTGATAACTGGCAAAATTTAATGGTCCTGTGGAACTATCTATTTCCTCACTATGCCTGTGAAATTTATAGATCACTTAATGTTGATTTCCTTGAGAATCTTCCAAAGAATCATAATATTAATTTAACGATCTTGACTTATTTCCTCACAAATGAAGACCTCTCGCATTTCTTAGATAAAATTAAGCTAAAAAGACTAGATTCAGGACTTATAAAATCTTATGTCTCTGCGTTGCATGAGGTTGCTGAGAGCCACGGGGTTGAGGGGATTGAAGCGATTGGAGAGATTGGAAAGATTGGAGGCCAAGAAATGGACTTTGAAACAAAGTCTAAAATGAACATCGAGGAACGCAATTTCTTCTCACCTCTAGATTTAGTACATCTAAAAAATAAATATAAACTTGATCTACCTACTTTTATAGAAGTCTTAGATTTAATAGTGCTTGAGCCTAAGTATGGTATTTCACCTCATACAATAGAAGAAATTAAAGCAAGCTTCTCAGAAATCTTGGAAAAACAACTACCTTTATCAACATTAGAACTTGCTATTACCGGCAAAGATCTAATAAACCTAGGCTTCTCTCAAGGCAAAGCTGTAGGTAATGTATTAGATGTTTTGTTACATAAAACTATTCAAGGCGAATTAGAAAACAAGGAAGAATCATTGTTATCTGCCGCTAAAGCTATGCTCTCCTAA
- the msrB gene encoding peptide-methionine (R)-S-oxide reductase MsrB, with protein MSNLNNLSNKDFDYKDLSPEELRAKIGDLAYEVTQNELTERPFSSDYDQNFSEGIYVDIVSGEALFSSKDKYDAGCGWPSFTKAIGEEVDKLNEKADFKLGYERTEVRSKEADSHLGHVFTDGPKDAGGLRYCINGAALKFIPKDQMEKEGYGDYLKYV; from the coding sequence TTGAGTAATTTAAATAATTTAAGTAATAAGGATTTTGACTATAAGGATTTAAGCCCAGAAGAATTGCGAGCTAAGATAGGTGACCTAGCCTACGAAGTTACACAAAATGAGTTGACAGAAAGACCTTTCTCATCTGATTATGATCAGAATTTCTCTGAAGGTATCTATGTTGATATAGTAAGTGGAGAGGCGCTATTTAGCTCCAAGGATAAATATGACGCTGGTTGTGGTTGGCCTTCATTTACCAAAGCAATCGGCGAAGAAGTCGATAAGCTTAACGAAAAAGCAGATTTCAAGTTAGGTTATGAGCGCACTGAGGTTCGCTCTAAAGAAGCTGATAGTCACTTGGGACACGTTTTCACTGACGGTCCTAAAGATGCAGGCGGTTTACGTTACTGTATCAATGGTGCTGCGTTGAAGTTTATTCCAAAGGATCAAATGGAAAAGGAAGGTTACGGAGATTATCTAAAATATGTCTAA
- the msrA gene encoding peptide-methionine (S)-S-oxide reductase MsrA has product MPDNTKKLSEIKLGQKTSIDVDAGNKNIVLAGGCFWGTEEFLRRLPGVINTYTAYANGNTLSPTYEDVCSGETLHAEAVYVEYNPEIIDLAHLLYYFFKSFDPRELDKQGNDFGKQYRNGIYYLDEEDLDTINFVVEMIQEKYQEPLATEVLPLDNLSKAEEFHQDYLIKNPLGYCHVDFRNLPDAGASMKGDKFE; this is encoded by the coding sequence ATGCCTGATAATACAAAAAAACTAAGTGAAATAAAACTTGGTCAAAAGACATCAATAGATGTCGATGCCGGTAACAAAAACATTGTTCTAGCAGGAGGTTGTTTCTGGGGAACAGAAGAGTTCCTTCGCAGATTGCCAGGTGTGATAAATACCTACACAGCTTATGCCAATGGTAATACTCTTTCACCTACTTATGAGGACGTTTGCAGCGGAGAAACTTTGCATGCGGAGGCTGTCTATGTTGAGTATAACCCTGAAATTATAGATTTAGCTCATTTGCTATATTATTTTTTCAAGAGCTTCGACCCAAGAGAATTAGATAAACAAGGGAATGACTTTGGTAAACAATATAGAAATGGTATTTATTACTTAGATGAAGAAGATCTAGATACAATTAACTTTGTAGTAGAAATGATTCAAGAAAAATACCAAGAACCTTTGGCAACAGAGGTTTTGCCTTTAGACAATCTAAGCAAGGCTGAAGAATTTCATCAAGACTATTTAATCAAAAACCCACTAGGATACTGCCACGTTGACTTCCGTAATCTACCAGATGCAGGAGCTAGTATGAAAGGAGATAAATTTGAGTAA